The following coding sequences are from one Thermovenabulum gondwanense window:
- the grdC gene encoding glycine/sarcosine/betaine reductase complex component C subunit beta: MSGAVISGASYILVHVPHIMMVAGTTQLLEKDNPRSDYYKKAFSHIRNYEDAVAYAPNQAYIGNMFPDDLKNIKRPWYQNPIPGAKRFGLYGEIMPEDEFFGLMAISDVFDLVILEKNFVERIKEKLSSHPLITENDLKRLKPGQSKEVIERYIEEGAVELKASEELIGCVRKAHDRDETLSSHVMVENLATKASAVLALKHLFKNTGVAPEEIDYIIECSEEACGDMNQRGGGNFAKAIGEIAGCLNATGADMRGFCAGPTHALIAAASLVNSGVYRKVAVVAGGATAKLGMNGRDHVAKGMPLLEDVLGGFAVLISENDGINPVIRLDSIGKHTISAGASPQAVMQYVVYNPLDAIGLKPTDVDKYAPELQNPEITEPAGAGDVPKANYKMIAAIGVKRGDIKKEEMDSFVDKHGVPGFAPTQGHIPSGVPVIGHVRDKILEGTMTRAMIIGKGSLFLARMTNLFDGISFIMEKNPGIKKEAPRDIDLTSCVAEAFREFAEYLEKRGKTDVP; this comes from the coding sequence ATGTCGGGTGCTGTTATTTCCGGTGCCAGCTACATTTTGGTCCACGTTCCCCACATCATGATGGTAGCTGGCACCACCCAGCTTTTAGAAAAAGATAATCCCCGTTCGGATTATTATAAAAAAGCATTTTCCCATATCCGAAATTACGAAGACGCGGTAGCTTATGCGCCGAATCAAGCTTATATCGGAAACATGTTTCCCGATGATTTAAAGAATATTAAAAGGCCCTGGTATCAAAACCCAATTCCCGGAGCAAAGAGATTCGGGCTTTACGGGGAAATCATGCCGGAAGATGAGTTTTTCGGACTCATGGCGATTTCCGATGTATTTGACCTGGTAATACTGGAAAAAAATTTTGTGGAAAGAATAAAGGAAAAACTTTCATCTCACCCTCTTATTACCGAAAATGATCTGAAAAGACTGAAGCCGGGCCAGTCCAAGGAAGTCATTGAAAGGTATATAGAGGAAGGGGCAGTCGAATTAAAAGCTTCTGAAGAACTTATAGGCTGTGTTAGGAAAGCCCATGACAGGGATGAAACCCTGTCCTCCCATGTAATGGTAGAAAACCTGGCTACCAAGGCTTCCGCCGTCCTTGCCTTGAAACATTTATTTAAGAACACCGGTGTTGCTCCGGAAGAAATTGATTACATCATAGAGTGCTCGGAAGAAGCCTGCGGTGATATGAACCAGAGGGGTGGAGGAAATTTTGCAAAAGCAATCGGTGAAATTGCCGGATGCCTGAATGCCACGGGGGCCGATATGAGGGGTTTCTGTGCAGGACCTACCCATGCTCTGATAGCCGCGGCCTCTCTTGTCAACAGCGGAGTATATAGAAAGGTGGCGGTAGTAGCGGGAGGAGCGACGGCGAAACTCGGCATGAACGGCAGAGACCATGTGGCAAAGGGCATGCCCCTTTTGGAGGACGTTCTCGGAGGATTTGCAGTACTTATTTCGGAAAATGATGGAATAAACCCCGTGATCAGGCTTGATTCCATAGGTAAGCATACCATCTCTGCCGGCGCATCGCCCCAGGCTGTCATGCAGTATGTGGTTTACAATCCTTTGGATGCTATAGGTTTAAAACCCACCGATGTGGATAAGTACGCCCCCGAGCTGCAAAACCCGGAGATTACGGAACCTGCCGGAGCGGGGGATGTGCCCAAAGCCAATTATAAGATGATAGCGGCGATCGGCGTAAAGCGTGGGGATATTAAAAAAGAAGAAATGGATTCTTTTGTGGACAAACACGGAGTTCCGGGCTTTGCGCCTACCCAGGGGCATATACCTTCGGGAGTTCCGGTCATAGGGCATGTGAGGGATAAAATTCTGGAAGGCACCATGACAAGGGCGATGATTATAGGAAAAGGTAGCCTTTTCCTGGCCAGGATGACCAATCTTTTTGACGGTATATCTTTTATAATGGAGAAAAACCCCGGAATCAAAAAAGAAGCACCGAGGGATATCGATCTAACTTCCTGTGTGGCCGAGGCTTTCAGGGAGTTTGCCGAATACCTTGAAAAGAGGGGGAAGACCGATGTCCCTTGA
- the grdA gene encoding glycine/sarcosine/betaine reductase complex selenoprotein A: MFEGKKIVIVGDRDGVPGPAIEACMKTTKGEVVFATTECFVUTAAGAMDLEVQKRIKEFAEQYGPENVVVILGGAEPEAAGIAAETVTNGDPTFAGPLAGVSLGLAVYHIVEPEVKEAVDKDVYEENVGIMEMVLDVEGLSSEVRKYREQYSKYKA, translated from the coding sequence ATGTTTGAAGGCAAAAAAATAGTCATTGTAGGAGACAGGGATGGCGTTCCCGGCCCTGCAATTGAAGCGTGCATGAAAACCACAAAAGGTGAAGTGGTATTTGCTACCACCGAATGCTTTGTCTGAACAGCCGCCGGTGCGATGGACCTGGAGGTCCAAAAAAGGATAAAAGAATTTGCCGAACAATACGGCCCGGAAAACGTCGTGGTCATTCTCGGGGGTGCGGAACCCGAAGCAGCGGGAATTGCAGCGGAAACCGTTACCAATGGCGATCCTACTTTTGCAGGTCCTCTGGCAGGAGTATCCCTTGGACTTGCCGTTTACCACATTGTGGAACCTGAAGTAAAAGAAGCAGTGGATAAGGATGTGTATGAAGAAAATGTGGGCATCATGGAAATGGTACTGGACGTGGAGGGGCTCAGCTCGGAAGTAAGAAAGTACAGGGAGCAGTACTCCAAATATAAAGCTTAA
- the grdD gene encoding glycine/sarcosine/betaine reductase complex component C subunit alpha produces the protein MSLDKAQFFRSLADALENKNKSKDVTVGITLIGSEHPAEMIAFSAKRAEKALNIKVLAIGPKNEAEKAGLSFENAENLEEAHRIMEGLLDSGKIDAAVTMHYNFPIGVSTVGRVVTPAKGKPMLIATTTGTASANRVEAMIKNAVYGIITAKALGIENPGLGILNVEGARQVERALINLSKNGYKINFASSIRSDGGTVMRGNDLLNGSCDVMVTDSLTGNLLMKIFSAFTTGGDYEALGWGYGPGIGENYERLILILSRASGAPVVEGAIQFAAELVRGNIKKVAKEEFEKAKAAGIEEVIKEIKGKTQEMEKDEAIPPKKGVTEEIAGIDVLEIENAVKTLWRSGVYAESGMGCTGPVILVAEEDISKALQILREKGYITG, from the coding sequence ATGTCCCTTGATAAAGCACAGTTCTTTAGAAGCCTGGCCGATGCCTTGGAAAACAAAAATAAAAGTAAAGATGTGACCGTGGGTATAACCCTTATAGGAAGCGAACACCCTGCAGAAATGATAGCTTTTTCCGCTAAAAGAGCAGAAAAGGCCTTGAATATAAAGGTGCTGGCAATAGGGCCAAAAAATGAAGCGGAAAAAGCGGGGCTTTCTTTTGAAAATGCGGAAAACTTAGAGGAAGCTCACCGGATAATGGAAGGGCTTCTTGATAGCGGTAAAATAGATGCGGCGGTAACCATGCACTACAATTTCCCCATAGGTGTCTCTACTGTCGGCAGGGTGGTAACCCCTGCAAAAGGTAAGCCCATGCTTATAGCCACCACCACCGGCACCGCCTCGGCAAACAGGGTTGAAGCGATGATCAAAAATGCGGTTTACGGTATAATTACGGCCAAAGCCTTGGGGATAGAAAATCCAGGCCTGGGGATATTGAATGTAGAAGGAGCAAGACAGGTGGAGAGGGCCTTAATAAACCTTTCAAAGAACGGGTATAAAATAAACTTTGCCTCTTCCATTCGTTCGGATGGTGGAACGGTAATGCGCGGCAATGACCTATTGAACGGTTCCTGCGATGTTATGGTGACAGATTCGCTTACCGGCAACCTTTTGATGAAAATCTTTTCAGCTTTCACCACCGGCGGGGACTACGAAGCCCTCGGGTGGGGATACGGACCGGGGATAGGGGAAAACTACGAAAGGCTTATTCTTATTCTTTCCAGAGCATCCGGAGCTCCTGTAGTGGAGGGGGCAATACAATTTGCCGCAGAGCTTGTAAGGGGCAATATAAAAAAGGTCGCAAAAGAGGAATTTGAAAAGGCAAAGGCGGCGGGAATTGAAGAAGTCATTAAGGAAATAAAAGGAAAAACGCAAGAGATGGAAAAGGACGAAGCAATACCGCCTAAAAAAGGGGTAACCGAAGAGATCGCGGGGATTGATGTACTGGAAATAGAAAATGCAGTAAAAACCCTGTGGAGGAGCGGTGTTTACGCTGAGAGCGGAATGGGCTGTACAGGCCCGGTAATCCTGGTAGCTGAGGAGGACATAAGTAAAGCTCTGCAAATCTTGAGAGAAAAAGGTTATATCACAGGCTAA
- a CDS encoding glycine/sarcosine/betaine reductase component B subunit has product MKLELGLFYVKDVVLGDRTSFENGILTVDKKGLTDYLMEDGRIKDVCLDIARPGEEVRIIPVKDVIEPRVKVSGKGTVFPGFLGKPLTAGEGRTHVLKGMSIVTCGRIVGFQEGIIDMSGPGAEYTPYSKLVNLVVIANPVEGLTQHEHEEAIRLAGLKAASFVAKCVKDKVPEEIRTYETKPFPAAIAEYPHLPKVAYVYQLQSQGLLHDTYVYGVDAKKIIPTLIYPTELMDGAIVSGNCVSACDKNTTYVHMNNPVIEELYRRHGEDINFVGVIITNENVTLADKERSSDYTAKLVEYLELDGVIITEEGFGNPDTDLIMNCRKIEEKGIKTVLITDEYAGRDGASQSLADADPKADAVVTSGNANEVIVLPPMKKIIGLLDTATLIAGGSQKSLREDGSIEIEIQAITGATSEVGFTKLSAVTY; this is encoded by the coding sequence ATGAAACTGGAATTAGGGCTTTTTTATGTGAAGGATGTGGTTCTGGGAGACAGAACCAGCTTTGAAAACGGCATTCTCACCGTGGATAAAAAAGGCCTTACCGATTATTTGATGGAGGACGGCAGGATAAAAGATGTATGCCTTGATATTGCCCGGCCGGGTGAAGAGGTAAGGATAATACCCGTTAAGGATGTTATAGAACCCAGGGTGAAGGTGAGCGGAAAGGGTACGGTTTTTCCCGGTTTTCTGGGTAAGCCCCTGACGGCAGGGGAAGGAAGGACTCACGTTTTAAAGGGAATGTCGATAGTGACCTGCGGAAGAATCGTAGGTTTTCAGGAAGGCATTATAGATATGAGCGGTCCCGGAGCGGAGTATACTCCTTATTCAAAGCTGGTAAATCTGGTAGTAATAGCAAATCCTGTGGAAGGTCTTACTCAGCATGAACACGAGGAAGCCATAAGGCTTGCGGGATTAAAGGCGGCATCATTTGTAGCCAAATGTGTAAAGGATAAGGTGCCGGAAGAAATCAGGACTTACGAAACAAAGCCCTTCCCTGCAGCTATTGCGGAATACCCGCATTTACCCAAAGTAGCCTATGTTTATCAGCTGCAAAGCCAGGGACTTTTACATGACACTTATGTTTACGGGGTGGATGCTAAAAAGATAATTCCTACCCTTATTTACCCCACGGAATTGATGGATGGAGCTATAGTAAGCGGAAACTGCGTGTCTGCCTGTGATAAAAATACTACCTATGTTCATATGAATAACCCCGTTATAGAGGAGCTCTACCGTCGCCACGGAGAGGATATTAACTTTGTGGGTGTGATAATTACCAATGAAAATGTCACCCTTGCCGATAAGGAAAGGTCATCGGATTATACTGCTAAGTTAGTAGAGTACTTAGAGCTTGACGGAGTAATCATTACGGAAGAAGGATTTGGAAATCCGGACACGGACTTAATCATGAACTGCAGGAAAATTGAAGAAAAAGGTATTAAAACGGTATTAATCACCGATGAATACGCCGGAAGGGATGGAGCTTCCCAGTCTCTGGCAGATGCGGACCCGAAAGCGGATGCGGTGGTAACAAGCGGAAATGCCAATGAAGTAATCGTCCTCCCGCCGATGAAGAAAATTATCGGGCTTTTAGATACCGCTACCTTAATTGCGGGAGGTTCCCAGAAATCCTTAAGGGAAGATGGCAGCATTGAGATAGAAATTCAGGCTATCACCGGTGCCACTTCCGAAGTGGGCTTTACAAAATTGAGTGCGGTAACTTATTAG
- the grdB gene encoding glycine reductase complex selenoprotein B — protein sequence MKKFRVVHYINQFFGQIGGEEKADIPPLDKEGPVGPGMAFNAAFSGEAEIVGTVICGDSYFNENLEQALKDVLERIKKYEPDLVIAGPAFNAGRYGMACGRLCKAVKETLNIPAVTGMFMENPGVEVYKKDVYIVETAGSAAGMREAVPKMAKLALKLAKGEEIGLPREEGYIPRGIRKNVFVKENGAIRAVDMLVKKLKGEPFVTEYPMPDFDRVTPAPAIKDLKSAKIALVTSGGIVPKGNPDRIEASSASRFGKYDIEGVDFLTPETFQTAHGGYDPTYANQDPNRVLPVDVMRELEREGVIGKLHRYYYATVGNGTSVGNAKKFAQEIAKELVADGVQAVILTSTUGTCTRCGATMVKELERAGLPTVHVCTIVPISLTVGANRIVPAVAIPHPLGNPALTKEQEKELRRKLVLKALNALTVDVDRQTVFE from the coding sequence ATGAAAAAATTCAGAGTGGTACACTATATTAATCAGTTCTTTGGTCAGATCGGCGGGGAAGAGAAAGCCGATATCCCTCCTTTAGATAAGGAGGGCCCGGTTGGTCCGGGAATGGCTTTCAACGCGGCTTTTTCCGGAGAAGCGGAAATAGTAGGAACTGTAATTTGCGGTGACAGCTATTTCAATGAAAACCTTGAGCAGGCATTAAAGGACGTTCTGGAGAGGATAAAAAAATACGAACCGGACCTGGTAATTGCAGGGCCTGCTTTTAATGCGGGGCGCTACGGCATGGCCTGCGGCAGGCTCTGCAAGGCGGTTAAAGAAACCCTCAATATCCCTGCAGTTACCGGTATGTTTATGGAAAACCCGGGAGTGGAAGTATACAAAAAAGATGTGTATATCGTTGAGACCGCAGGATCGGCTGCAGGTATGAGAGAAGCGGTTCCCAAAATGGCAAAATTGGCTCTAAAACTCGCTAAAGGAGAAGAAATAGGCCTTCCCCGGGAGGAAGGGTATATTCCCAGAGGCATAAGGAAAAACGTATTTGTGAAAGAAAACGGAGCGATAAGGGCCGTGGATATGCTGGTTAAAAAATTGAAGGGTGAACCCTTTGTTACTGAATATCCCATGCCGGATTTTGACAGGGTAACTCCCGCGCCGGCTATAAAAGATCTGAAATCGGCAAAAATCGCCTTAGTAACATCAGGAGGCATAGTGCCAAAGGGGAATCCTGACAGGATTGAGGCATCCAGTGCTTCAAGGTTTGGTAAGTACGACATCGAAGGTGTGGACTTCTTGACCCCCGAAACCTTCCAGACGGCCCATGGAGGATATGATCCCACCTATGCCAATCAGGATCCCAACCGGGTACTTCCCGTTGATGTAATGAGGGAATTAGAAAGGGAAGGCGTTATCGGCAAACTCCACAGATACTACTATGCAACGGTGGGTAATGGAACTTCGGTAGGAAATGCGAAGAAGTTTGCTCAGGAAATAGCAAAAGAACTTGTGGCGGATGGTGTACAGGCGGTAATCCTTACCTCTACCTGAGGGACGTGTACTCGTTGCGGTGCAACGATGGTAAAAGAACTGGAAAGGGCAGGCCTACCAACCGTTCATGTATGTACAATAGTTCCTATATCCCTGACGGTAGGAGCGAACAGAATCGTCCCCGCAGTTGCCATACCACATCCCCTTGGCAATCCGGCCCTTACAAAGGAACAGGAAAAAGAACTGAGAAGGAAACTGGTATTAAAAGCGCTGAACGCACTGACCGTAGATGTAGACAGGCAGACCGTATTTGAGTAA